In the genome of Myroides phaeus, one region contains:
- a CDS encoding prolyl oligopeptidase family serine peptidase, with amino-acid sequence MKFKQTIQSKQTGKMSTLLKQLGLGVFVLSALTTQAQKKPLDHSVYDGWQNIGARAFSNDGQWVLYAVNPQEGDKTLYIETTDKSKKLTVNRGEKPVFTGGSDYSVFAIRPTFADLKAVKTKKKKEDEIAKDSLGIYNLKTGALVKYANVKSFKVPEKKGAHLAYLLEPVKDTAKSKDKKPAKKAGKDTPLDLVLENLQTGEKITYNNVSDYYFDSEGQYLVFVTKDPNAKKKEDKKDDAKEEKTAETTEEVAVVVNEKEEDKKKEEVAEEAKGPFGVFVVDLKTKKVTTLLEGKGKYTQFSFDDKGKQLAFVGTEDEEKVLVKKYTLYYSDLTKGATVLANDKTKGMPAKWVLSENYKPRFSKNGQRMFIGIAPEPIAKDTTLIADDHAIVDIWHFNEDYVQPQQLANLDRDLKKSFMASMNLKTKAGIVALANERVNSTQLVDEGNANIVFSSSDFGNRVSTQWDISGVRSYYIVDVNTGKQTEVVADLRGSARISPNGNAVVYYNNVEGNWYAYDVKSKVKKQLNKGLNVSFADETFDMPDNAYSYGIQGWTDNDESVLIRDRFDIWEFFLSSNKAPRMVTNGYGRKNNIAFDLLNVEDDKRSFSRNEQLILAAFNENTKEAGYFTTEVKSAKEPQLVTMQPYNGFSSLFKAKDAAVYGYLKGSFTESNNLYITKDLKNAVQLTAINPQQSEYNWGTNELVHWTTPKGNEATGVLFKPEDFNPAKKYPMIVYFYEKLSDNLHRYESPAPTPSRLNIPFFVSNGYLVFTPDVSYVDGHPGKSAEEYINSGVEYLKKNNWVNGDKIAIQGQSWGGYQVAHLITVTDMYAAAWSGAPVVNMTSAYGGIRWQSGMSRQFQYEKTQSRIGKTLWEGYDLYVENSPLFNMPNVKTPVVIMHNDNDGAVPWYQGIEMFMALRRLGKPAWMLNYNGDEHNLMKRQNRKDIQIRQQQFFDYYLKDGKAPVWMVKGVPATMKGKDWGFELTDEQVK; translated from the coding sequence ATGAAATTCAAACAAACAATTCAATCAAAGCAGACAGGTAAAATGAGTACGCTTTTAAAGCAACTTGGACTTGGTGTTTTTGTATTGAGTGCACTTACGACACAAGCACAAAAGAAGCCACTTGATCATTCTGTTTATGATGGTTGGCAAAATATAGGAGCGAGAGCTTTCTCTAATGACGGACAATGGGTTTTGTATGCTGTGAATCCACAGGAAGGCGATAAAACACTTTATATAGAAACGACAGATAAATCGAAGAAGTTAACTGTAAATAGAGGAGAGAAGCCTGTGTTTACAGGTGGTTCTGATTATTCTGTCTTTGCAATTAGACCGACGTTTGCCGACTTAAAAGCGGTGAAAACAAAGAAGAAGAAAGAAGATGAGATTGCAAAGGACTCATTGGGTATTTACAACTTAAAAACGGGAGCATTAGTAAAATACGCTAATGTTAAGTCGTTTAAAGTACCTGAGAAAAAAGGGGCACACTTAGCTTACCTTTTAGAACCTGTGAAAGACACAGCAAAGTCTAAAGACAAAAAGCCAGCTAAAAAAGCGGGTAAAGATACTCCGTTAGACTTGGTGTTGGAAAACCTACAAACAGGGGAAAAGATTACGTATAACAATGTAAGTGATTACTACTTTGATAGTGAGGGACAGTATTTAGTGTTTGTAACAAAGGATCCAAATGCTAAGAAGAAAGAGGATAAGAAAGACGACGCTAAGGAGGAAAAAACAGCTGAAACAACAGAAGAAGTTGCAGTTGTAGTTAACGAAAAAGAGGAAGACAAGAAAAAAGAGGAGGTTGCTGAAGAGGCAAAAGGTCCTTTTGGTGTGTTCGTTGTAGATTTAAAAACAAAGAAAGTAACAACTCTTTTGGAAGGAAAAGGGAAGTACACACAGTTTTCTTTTGATGATAAAGGAAAGCAGTTGGCTTTTGTAGGTACTGAGGATGAAGAGAAAGTATTGGTTAAAAAGTACACGCTTTATTACAGTGATTTGACAAAAGGGGCTACGGTTTTAGCAAATGACAAAACAAAGGGAATGCCTGCTAAGTGGGTATTGTCTGAAAACTATAAACCGAGATTTAGCAAAAACGGGCAACGTATGTTTATTGGTATTGCGCCAGAACCGATTGCTAAGGATACAACGCTTATTGCTGATGACCACGCGATAGTGGATATTTGGCACTTTAACGAAGATTACGTGCAACCACAGCAGTTGGCTAATTTAGATAGAGATTTGAAAAAGTCGTTTATGGCTTCAATGAACTTGAAAACAAAAGCGGGTATTGTCGCTTTGGCTAATGAGCGAGTGAATAGTACGCAATTGGTAGATGAGGGAAATGCAAACATCGTTTTCTCAAGTTCTGACTTCGGAAATAGAGTTTCTACACAGTGGGATATTTCTGGGGTACGTTCATACTATATCGTTGATGTAAATACAGGTAAACAAACGGAGGTTGTGGCTGATTTACGTGGTTCAGCACGTATTTCTCCAAATGGGAATGCCGTAGTGTATTACAATAATGTAGAAGGTAATTGGTATGCTTATGACGTGAAGTCAAAAGTAAAGAAACAATTGAATAAAGGGCTTAATGTATCGTTTGCAGATGAAACATTTGATATGCCTGATAATGCGTATTCTTATGGTATTCAAGGGTGGACAGACAATGATGAGTCTGTTTTAATTCGCGACCGCTTTGATATTTGGGAGTTTTTCTTGTCGAGTAATAAAGCGCCAAGAATGGTTACTAACGGATACGGACGTAAGAATAATATCGCTTTTGACTTGTTAAATGTAGAAGATGATAAACGTTCTTTCAGTAGAAATGAGCAATTAATCTTAGCTGCTTTTAATGAGAATACAAAAGAGGCGGGGTACTTTACAACGGAAGTGAAGAGTGCAAAAGAGCCACAATTGGTTACAATGCAACCTTATAACGGGTTTAGCTCGTTATTTAAAGCAAAAGACGCGGCTGTTTATGGTTATTTAAAAGGATCGTTTACAGAGTCTAACAACTTATACATCACTAAGGATTTGAAAAATGCAGTGCAACTAACAGCTATCAATCCACAACAAAGTGAGTATAACTGGGGAACAAATGAGTTAGTTCATTGGACTACACCTAAGGGGAATGAGGCAACGGGAGTGTTGTTTAAACCAGAGGATTTCAATCCAGCGAAGAAGTATCCGATGATTGTGTACTTTTATGAAAAACTGTCTGACAACCTACACCGTTATGAGTCGCCAGCACCAACGCCATCACGTTTGAATATTCCGTTTTTTGTAAGTAACGGGTATTTAGTGTTTACACCAGACGTTAGTTATGTTGACGGACATCCGGGTAAATCAGCAGAGGAGTATATCAACTCTGGGGTTGAGTATTTGAAAAAGAACAACTGGGTGAATGGTGATAAAATCGCTATTCAAGGACAAAGCTGGGGTGGTTATCAAGTGGCACACCTTATCACGGTTACAGATATGTATGCTGCAGCGTGGTCAGGAGCACCAGTGGTAAATATGACATCAGCCTATGGAGGTATCCGTTGGCAAAGTGGTATGAGTCGCCAATTCCAATATGAGAAAACACAGAGTAGAATTGGTAAAACACTTTGGGAAGGGTACGACTTATACGTTGAAAACTCGCCTTTATTCAATATGCCAAATGTGAAAACCCCCGTGGTAATTATGCACAATGACAACGATGGAGCTGTGCCGTGGTACCAAGGAATTGAAATGTTTATGGCTTTACGTCGTTTAGGAAAACCAGCTTGGATGTTGAATTACAACGGAGATGAGCACAATTTGATGAAACGTCAGAATAGAAAGGATATCCAAATTCGCCAACAACAATTCTTTGATTATTATCTAAAAGACGGTAAAGCACCGGTTTGGATGGTAAAAGGTGTACCAGCTACAATGAAAGGAAAAGATTGGGGATTTGAACTTACTGATGAACAAGTGAAATAA
- a CDS encoding glycosyltransferase → MRTDKNIETVENKQPKKSFWGKFVDKSLNTTDYLVLLGTFMVMTIGVILVYQLQPHFEKLHLERLESVWGTFIINLGIVLLSIQIAFLLYIVYLYFRYKPVASVSDEELPTCTVLVPAYNEGKLVYETLYSLVKGNYPAEKLEIISIDDGSKDDTWQWMLKAKEELGDRVTILQQPKNQGKRHALYRGFNIGKGDVFITVDSDSIVKKDTLRNLVSPFVTNEKCGAVGGNVRVLNTKDGIIPKMLNVSFVFSFEFIRSAQSALGSVLCTPGALAAYRRVAVMNCLEDWITQTFMGQPSDIGEDRAMTNMILKQGYHVLFQRNAYVLTNTPEEYKNLYKMFIRWERSNVRENIMMSKFAFTNFREGSKVGPRILLLNQWLRVIMAYPMTFLMLYFIITQPLLFISSALVSIFIFSSIQVFFYSKRYSVAESFWAYPYSLFYTFTLFWITPYAIATANKRGWLTRTLPQQK, encoded by the coding sequence ATGCGCACTGATAAAAACATCGAAACCGTAGAAAACAAACAACCTAAAAAGAGTTTTTGGGGCAAGTTTGTAGACAAGAGTTTAAACACAACAGATTACTTAGTATTATTAGGAACTTTTATGGTAATGACTATTGGGGTAATCTTAGTTTATCAATTACAACCACACTTTGAGAAATTACATTTAGAGCGTTTAGAGTCTGTTTGGGGAACGTTTATCATTAATCTGGGAATTGTTCTACTAAGCATACAAATCGCGTTCTTACTTTATATTGTTTATCTGTATTTCCGCTATAAACCTGTTGCTTCTGTAAGTGATGAGGAGTTGCCAACGTGTACGGTTCTTGTACCTGCTTATAACGAAGGGAAATTAGTTTATGAAACGCTTTATAGCTTGGTAAAAGGAAACTACCCTGCTGAAAAGTTGGAGATTATTTCTATTGACGATGGTAGTAAAGACGACACTTGGCAGTGGATGTTGAAAGCAAAAGAGGAATTAGGAGATAGAGTAACTATTTTACAACAACCCAAAAACCAAGGTAAGAGACACGCTCTTTACAGAGGTTTCAACATTGGAAAAGGAGATGTATTTATTACGGTTGACAGTGACTCAATCGTTAAGAAAGACACCCTTAGAAACCTTGTTAGCCCATTTGTAACCAATGAAAAATGTGGTGCTGTGGGTGGAAACGTACGTGTATTAAACACAAAAGATGGTATTATACCTAAAATGCTAAACGTGAGTTTTGTGTTTAGTTTTGAGTTTATTCGTTCTGCGCAGAGTGCCTTAGGTTCAGTATTATGTACTCCTGGTGCCTTAGCGGCTTATAGACGAGTAGCGGTGATGAACTGTTTAGAAGATTGGATTACCCAAACATTTATGGGGCAACCATCTGACATCGGTGAAGATAGAGCAATGACTAATATGATTCTGAAACAAGGATACCACGTGCTGTTTCAACGAAATGCTTATGTATTGACAAACACTCCTGAAGAGTATAAAAACTTGTACAAGATGTTTATCCGTTGGGAAAGAAGTAACGTACGTGAAAATATTATGATGAGTAAGTTTGCTTTTACCAACTTTAGAGAAGGTTCAAAAGTAGGTCCGAGAATCTTATTGCTAAACCAATGGTTACGTGTTATTATGGCTTATCCAATGACATTCTTAATGCTGTACTTCATCATCACGCAACCGTTGTTATTCATCAGTTCTGCTTTGGTAAGTATCTTTATCTTTTCAAGTATTCAAGTATTCTTTTACTCTAAGAGATATAGCGTGGCTGAGTCGTTTTGGGCATACCCATATAGCTTATTCTACACATTTACATTGTTCTGGATTACGCCTTATGCTATTGCAACAGCTAATAAAAGAGGATGGTTAACGAGAACGTTACCACAACAAAAATAA